From Ailuropoda melanoleuca isolate Jingjing chromosome 8, ASM200744v2, whole genome shotgun sequence, a single genomic window includes:
- the BTG2 gene encoding protein BTG2, producing the protein MERVPYLKSADLVLALLRTSCVTCKQRGVSSGLILCGEELVKRSSKTCVPGPLEQYEKRVPGKVRAEPEQRPSELRNPARRHVPPETPSLLPAAATASRAAHDMSQTRWTGKRTDMLPEIAAAVGFLSSLLRTRGCVSEQRLKVFSGALQEALTEHYKHHWFPEKPSKGSGYRCIRINHKMDPIISKVASQIGLSQPQLRQLLPSELTLWVDPYEVSYRIGEDGSICVLYEEAPVAASYGLLTCKNQMMLGRSSPSKNYVMAVSS; encoded by the exons CAAGCAGAGAGGAGTCTCATCTGGCCTGATCCTGTGTGGGGAGGAGCTGGTGAAGAGGTCGTCTAAGACATGTGTCCCAGGGCCTCTCG AACAGTATGAAAAGCGCGTCCCGGGTAAAGTCCGGGCAGAGCCCGAGCAGCGGCCCAGCGAACTGAGGAATCCTGCAAGGCGGCACGTCCCACCGGAGACCCCCTCACTGCTCCCTGCCGCTGCCACCGCCTCCCGAGCCGCGCACGACATGAGCCAGACCCGCTGGACCGGGAAGAGAACAGACATGCTCCCGGAGATCGCCGCCGCCGTGGgcttcctctccagcctcctgAGGACCCGGGGCTGCGTGAGCGAGCAGAGACTAAAGGTTTTCAGCGGGGCTCTCCAGGAGGCACTAACAG AGCACTACAAGCACCACTGGTTTCCCGAAAAGCCGTCCAAGGGCTCCGGCTACCGCTGCATCCGCATCAACCACAAGATGGACCCCATCATCAGCAAGGTGGCCAGCCAGATCGGACTCAGCCAGCCCCAGCTGCGCCAGCTGCTGCCCAGCGAGCTGACCCTGTGGGTGGACCCCTATGAGGTGTCCTACCGCATCGGGGAGGACGGCTCCATCTGCGTCCTGTACGAGGAGGCCCCGGTGGCTGCCTCCTACGGGCTCCTCACCTGCAAGAACCAAATGATGCTGGGCCGGAGCAGCCCCTCGAAGAACTACGTGATGGCGGTGTCCAGTTAG